The proteins below are encoded in one region of Juglans microcarpa x Juglans regia isolate MS1-56 chromosome 4D, Jm3101_v1.0, whole genome shotgun sequence:
- the LOC121261340 gene encoding 8-hydroxygeraniol dehydrogenase-like, with the protein MAKSPEEVHPEKAFGWAARDSSGLLSPFKFSRRATGEKDIRIKVLYCGVCHSDLHMAKSEWEGFSIHPLVPGHEIVGVVTEVGSKVNNVKVGDKVGVGCLVGACHSCDDCNSDLESYCTKMILTYSTIYHDGTETYGGYSDTMVADERYVVRFLENLPLDAGVPLLCAGITVYSPLKYYGLAEAGKHIGVVGLGGLGHVAVKFAKAFGAKVTVISTSPSKKDEALEHLGADSFFVSRDQEEMQVNVI; encoded by the exons ATGGCGAAATCACCAGAGGAAGTGCATCCGGAGAAGGCTTTTGGATGGGCAGCTAGAGATTCTTCTGGCCTCCTCTCGCCTTTCAAATTCTCCAGGAG GGCAACCGGAGAGAAGGACATAAGAATCAAAGTTCTTTATTGCGGAGTATGCCACTCGGACCTTCACATGGCCAAGAGCGAATGGGAGGGCTTTTCCATCCACCCACTAGTTCCTGG GCACGAAATTGTCGGCGTAGTAACAGAAGTGGGGAGCAAGGTTAACAACGTAAAAGTGGGAGATAAAGTAGGAGTGGGATGCCTTGTTGGTGCATGTCACTCCTGTGATGACTGTAATAGTGATCTTGAGTCTTACTGCACCAAAATGATACTAACCTACAGTACCATTTACCACGATGGAACAGAAACATATGGAGGCTACTCAGACACAATGGTAGCTGATGAGCGCTACGTTGTTCGGTTCCTGGAAAATCTACCGCTTGACGCTGGTGTTCCACTGCTTTGTGCAGGAATCACAGTTTATAGTCCCTTGAAATATTATGGTCTTGCAGAGGCAGGTAAGCATATTGGGGTTGTTGGCTTAGGTGGGCTCGGTCATGTTGCTGTTAAATTTGCCAAGGCTTTCGGAGCAAAAGTGACAGTAATTAGTACCTCCCCTAGCAAGAAGGATGAAGCTTTGGAACATCTTGGTGCGGACTCATTTTTTGTTAGCCGTGACCAAGAAGAAATGCAGGTGAATGTTATATAG